Proteins from a single region of Diorhabda sublineata isolate icDioSubl1.1 chromosome 2, icDioSubl1.1, whole genome shotgun sequence:
- the LOC130440680 gene encoding uncharacterized protein LOC130440680, translated as MSDLSDDEPFEDSGFEYLPSSPDRDSESDDSLTSILEGEDHVATILGNFTVVADPFSDKRVTTTVPFSGDYEGNRTREHERSCKLFGRMNVQEGTSWRLVPKKSTVSFGMMSQFRRCIFFFR; from the exons ATGTCCGACTTGAGTGATGATGAACCATTTGAGGATTCGGGATTCGAATATTTACCTAGTAGTCCTGATAGGGATAGCGAAAGCGACGACAGTTTAACGAGTATTTTAGAAGGCGAAGATCATGTAGCTACAATCTTGGGAAATTTTACTGTTGTAGCAGATCCGTTTTCG GATAAAAGAGTTACAACAACAGTGCCTTTTTCTGGTGATTATGAAGGCAATCGAACTAGAGAACATGAAAGATCCTGTAAATTATTTGGACGAATGAACGTGCAGGAAGGTACCTCATGGAGATTGGTACCCAAAAAGTCTACGGTATCATTTGGAATGATGTCACAGTTCCGGagatgtatatttttctttcgtTGA